From Nicotiana tabacum cultivar K326 chromosome 20, ASM71507v2, whole genome shotgun sequence, one genomic window encodes:
- the LOC107805870 gene encoding glycosyltransferase BC10-like isoform X1, which yields MEETKDSLVVGRVNQGRILPQWLLQLLMLFLFLCFTFPLASIYMIKHFGFQSLVPASVNPSLQPCKNEESINLEPWIKPPSKMLHTMSDKEVFWRASLASRIKEYPFKRVPTIAFMFLTKEQLPFAPLWERFFKGQKRLYSIYIHSLPPFRANYPPSSVFYKRQIPSQVAEWGEISITDAERRLLANALLDISNEWFVLLSESCIPLYNFSIIYNYIMRSNHSFVSAFDDPGPHGRGRYNNNMEPEVNITQWRKGSQWFEVNRKLALYIVEDTKFYPKFAEFCKPACYADEHYFATMLTIQAANLLANRSITWVDWSRGGAHPAMFGKTDITEELMKRMLEGDTCSYNDRNTSMCCLFARKFAPGALEPLLLLAPKYLGF from the exons ATGGAGGAGACTAAAGATTCTTTAGTTGTAGGTAGGGTAAACCAAGGTAGGATTTTGCCACAATGGCTGCTGCAGTTACTTATGTTGTTCTTGTTTTTGTGTTTCACTTTTCCTCTGGCTAGTATTTATATGATCAAGCAttttggatttcaaagcttagtTCCTGCATCAGTAAATCCTAGTTTGCAGCCTTGTAAAAATGAAGAATCAATTAACTTGGAGCCGTGGATTAAGCCTCCATCAAAAATGTTACATACCATGAGTGATAAAGAGGTGTTCTGGAGGGCTTCTTTGGCGTCGCGAATAAAGGAGTATCCATTTAAGAGGGTTCCTACGATTGCATTCATGTTCTTGACCAAGGAGCAATTGCCGTTTGCGCCTCTATGGGAGAGATTTTTTAAGGGACAAAAGAGACTTTATTCGATTTATATTCATTCGTTGCCACCATTTCGAGCTAATTATCCACCCTCTTCAGTTTTCTACAAGAGGCAGATTCCAAGTCAG GTGGCAGAATGGGGGGAAATAAGTATCACTGATGCTGAGCGGAGACTTCTCGCAAATGCATTACTTGATATCTCCAATGAGTGGTTTGTTCTGCTTTCTGAGTCATGCATACCCCTCTACAATTTCAGCATTATTTACAACTACATAATGAGATCAAATCACAGCTTCGTTAGTGCATTTGATGATCCTGGACCACATGGAAGAGGTCGATATAACAacaatatggaacctgaggttaACATTACTCAATGGCGCAAAGGGTCACAATGGTTTGAGGTTAATAGAAAGCTTGCTCTTTACATAGTTGAAGACACAAAATTCTATCCCAAGTTCGCGGAGTTCTGCAAGCCAGCATGTTATGCTGATGAGCATTACTTCGCGACCATGTTGACAATTCAAGCAGCTAATCTCTTGGCGAATAGAAGTATAACGTGGGTCGATTGGTCTAGGGGCGGCGCTCACCCTGCTATGTTTGGAAAAACAGATATTACAGAAGAGCTTATGAAGAGAATGCTGGAAGGAGATACATGTTCTTACAATGACAGAAATACATCAATGTGTTGTCTTTTTGCTAGAAAATTTGCTCCCGGTGCTTTGGAACCTCTACTTCTGCTTGCCCCAAAATATTTAGGCTTCTGA
- the LOC107779843 gene encoding vacuolar-processing enzyme, whose translation MISYVAGIFFLVGLSVIAAAAGRNVLKLPSEASRFFDEADDSVGTRWAVLLAGSNGYWNYRHQADVCHAYQLLRKGGLKDENIIVFMYDDIAYNEENPRQGVIINSPAGEDVYKGVPKDYTGDDVNVDNFLAVLLGNKTALTGGSGKVVDSGPNDHIFVFYSDHGGPGVLGMPTNPYLYASDLIDVLKKKHASGTYKSLVLYIEACESGSIFEGLLPKGLNIYATTASNAVESSWGTYCPGDYPSLPPGYETCLGDLYAVSWMEDSEMHNLRTENLRQQYHLVKQRTANGNSAYGSHVLQFGDLQLSMDSLFIYMGTNPANDNYTYVDDNSLWASSKAVNQRDADLLHFWDKFRKAPEGSARKVEARKQFTEAMSHRMHLDNSMALVGKLLFGIQKGPEVLKRVRPVGQPLVDDWTCLKSFVRTFETHCGSLSQYGMKHMRSIANICNDGIKMEQMVEASAQACPSVPSNTWSSLHRGFSA comes from the exons ATGATTTCGTATGTTGCCGGAATTTTCTTCCTCGTCGGCCTCTCCGTCATCGCCGCCGCCGCCGGGCGTAATGTTTTGAAACTTCCATCGGAAGCTTCCAGATTCTTCGATGAAGCCGATGACTCTGTTGGTACTAGATGGGCCGTCCTTCTTGCCGGATCAAATGGTTATTGGAATTATAGACATCAG GCTGATGTATGCCACGCGTATCAGCTGTTGAGAAAAGGTGGTCTCAAAGATGAGAATATTATTGTGTTCATGTATGATGACATTGCTTATAATGAAGAGAACCCAAGACAAGGAGTTATCATTAATAGTCCTGCTGGCGAGGATGTCTACAAAGGAGTCCCTAAG GATTATACTGGAGATGATGTTAATGTGGACAACTTTTTGGCTGTTCTCCTTGGTAACAAAACTGCTCTTACTGGAGGTAGTGGAAAGGTGGTGGATAGTGGTCCGAATGATCATATTTTCGTATTCTATAGTGATCATGGTGGCCCTGGGGTGCTTG GGATGCCTACCAATCCCTATCTCTATGCAAGTGATCTGATTGACGTGTTGAAAAAGAAGCATGCCTCTGGGACATATAAAAGCTTG GTACTGTACATTGAAGCTTGTGAGTCCGGAAGTATCTTTGAGGGTCTTCTTCCTAAAGGTCTAAATATTTATGCCACAACAGCATCAAACGCTGTAGAGAGCAGCTGGGGCACCTATTGTCCTGGGGACTATCCTAGTCTTCCTCCTGGATATGAGACCTGCCTGGGTGACTTGTATGCTGTTTCCTGGATGGAGGACAG TGAAATGCACAATTTGCGGACTGAAAATTTGAGGCAGCAGTATCACCTG GTCAAACAGAGAACTGCTAATGGAAATTCTGCTTATGGTTCCCATGTCTTGCAATTTGGTGATCTACAACTGAGTATGGATTCTCTGTTCATTTATATGGGTACAAATCCTGCAAATGATAACTACACCTATGTAGATGATAATTCCTTGTGGGCATCATCAAAGGCTGTCAACCAGCGTGACGCAGATCTTTTGCATTTCTGGGACAAG TTCCGCAAGGCTCCTGAAGGCTCTGCTCGGAAAGTTGAAGCTCGGAAACaattcactgaagctatgtcacACAGAATGCACCTAGACAACAGCATGGCTCTTGTTGGTAAGCTTCTGTTTGGAATTCAAAAAGGTCCTGAGGTGCTGAAGCGTGTTCGACCTGTAGGTCAACCTCTTGTTGATGACTGGACCTGCCTAAAATCCTTT GTAAGAACATTTGAGACACACTGTGGATCGTTATCCCAATATGGAATGAAACACATGCGATCCATCGCCAATATCTGTAATGATGGAATTAAGATGGAGCAGATGGTGGAGGCATCAGCACAAGCTTGTCCCAGCGTCCCGTCCAATACTTGGAGTTCCCTCCACAGGGGTTTTAGTGCATAA
- the LOC107805870 gene encoding glycosyltransferase BC10-like isoform X2: MIKHFGFQSLVPASVNPSLQPCKNEESINLEPWIKPPSKMLHTMSDKEVFWRASLASRIKEYPFKRVPTIAFMFLTKEQLPFAPLWERFFKGQKRLYSIYIHSLPPFRANYPPSSVFYKRQIPSQVAEWGEISITDAERRLLANALLDISNEWFVLLSESCIPLYNFSIIYNYIMRSNHSFVSAFDDPGPHGRGRYNNNMEPEVNITQWRKGSQWFEVNRKLALYIVEDTKFYPKFAEFCKPACYADEHYFATMLTIQAANLLANRSITWVDWSRGGAHPAMFGKTDITEELMKRMLEGDTCSYNDRNTSMCCLFARKFAPGALEPLLLLAPKYLGF, translated from the exons ATGATCAAGCAttttggatttcaaagcttagtTCCTGCATCAGTAAATCCTAGTTTGCAGCCTTGTAAAAATGAAGAATCAATTAACTTGGAGCCGTGGATTAAGCCTCCATCAAAAATGTTACATACCATGAGTGATAAAGAGGTGTTCTGGAGGGCTTCTTTGGCGTCGCGAATAAAGGAGTATCCATTTAAGAGGGTTCCTACGATTGCATTCATGTTCTTGACCAAGGAGCAATTGCCGTTTGCGCCTCTATGGGAGAGATTTTTTAAGGGACAAAAGAGACTTTATTCGATTTATATTCATTCGTTGCCACCATTTCGAGCTAATTATCCACCCTCTTCAGTTTTCTACAAGAGGCAGATTCCAAGTCAG GTGGCAGAATGGGGGGAAATAAGTATCACTGATGCTGAGCGGAGACTTCTCGCAAATGCATTACTTGATATCTCCAATGAGTGGTTTGTTCTGCTTTCTGAGTCATGCATACCCCTCTACAATTTCAGCATTATTTACAACTACATAATGAGATCAAATCACAGCTTCGTTAGTGCATTTGATGATCCTGGACCACATGGAAGAGGTCGATATAACAacaatatggaacctgaggttaACATTACTCAATGGCGCAAAGGGTCACAATGGTTTGAGGTTAATAGAAAGCTTGCTCTTTACATAGTTGAAGACACAAAATTCTATCCCAAGTTCGCGGAGTTCTGCAAGCCAGCATGTTATGCTGATGAGCATTACTTCGCGACCATGTTGACAATTCAAGCAGCTAATCTCTTGGCGAATAGAAGTATAACGTGGGTCGATTGGTCTAGGGGCGGCGCTCACCCTGCTATGTTTGGAAAAACAGATATTACAGAAGAGCTTATGAAGAGAATGCTGGAAGGAGATACATGTTCTTACAATGACAGAAATACATCAATGTGTTGTCTTTTTGCTAGAAAATTTGCTCCCGGTGCTTTGGAACCTCTACTTCTGCTTGCCCCAAAATATTTAGGCTTCTGA